In the Natronoglycomyces albus genome, TGACAACTGAATACAGAACTTCGTATCAGAAGTCCTGAGAGTTTCTTTCGTTTTGTGAACGGTTTACGAATGTGCCTCCGAAAGGCGTAGCGACCACCACTGGACCGACGGGTCAATTGGTGACAAGCCTTTCGGAGGCACATTCTTTGTATGCGGCTTATGCAAAAATGCACATTCAAGGCCGCAGGAGGCAAAGTTTACGCAGGTAAACGAGCCGAAGAGAACGCTGAAAGTGCCTTTTGCATAAGCCTCTATCTGTTAGCGCTAGTCGAGAAAAGCGTCGATGCCTACGGTCAGCCCCCGCACGGCGGGCACTTTACGGATCGACAGCACAACCCCTGGCATAAAGGACATCCGGTCCACCGAATTATGGCTGATGGTGAAGTTCTCCCCTGCCGAGCCAAACCACACTTGTTGGCTGGCAATGTAGCCCTCCGCGCGGATCGCATGTACCGCAATCCCATCCACGTTCGCTCCCCTGGCACCTTCAAGCTGCTGCTGGGTCGCGTCCGGGCCCGGACCCAACCCGGCTTCCTCGCGCGACTGAGCCATCAAGCGCGCAGTGTGCACGGCCGTTCCCGAGGGTGCGTCCACCTTACGCGGGTGGTGAGCCTCAATAACTTCCGCTGAGTCGAAGAACTTCGCGGCCTTGGCAGCGAACTGCATCATCAGCACCGCCCCAATTCCGAAGTTGGGGGCGATCACCGAACCGAGTTCGGGCTTATCGCGCAGCCACTGTTCGACTTGCCGCAAGCGCGCCGCATCGAAGCCCGACGTGCCGACGACGGAGTGAATGTCGTGGTCGATGAGCCACTTGAGGTTGTCCATCACAACGTCGGGACGGGTAAAATCGACCGCCACCTCAACGCCTGCCTCAACCAGCGAGGCCAGATCGTCCCCATGGTCGACCGTCTGGGCCACGGTCATCCCCTCCGCGGCCTCCACCGCCTGACACACGGCCGTCCCCATCCGACCGGCCGCCCCGATCACACCTACCTTGATCAATGGTTTCTCCTTCGCATCACGTTCGCCCTCACCTTACGTCGCGACCGGGCCACCTTGGCTTGAACGCTTCCCCAGCTCGCCCCAGAGTGGGCCACCGGCCGGGCTCGATCCTCACACAGCAAGGTCCGCCGAGGCGCTGTGCCTCGGCGGACCTTGGATGTCTGTTACAGGGACGGCTAGCGCCGCCACCCGAAACCGAACCTAGTCGTCTCCTCCGGGACGACGGCGACGGCGACGACGCGGACGGTCGCCTCCTTCTCCCCCATCCTCATCGCGCGGCTTGCGCTCACGGTCGCCACCTCGGCCTTCACGGCTACCCTCGCGCTTGGGACGCTCGCGCTGCGGCGGCTCCTCACCTTCGGGGTAGACCTTGTCGAGGTAGATCTTGCCGCGAGCGTCAATGTCGGCAATCTGGACTTCGACCTTGTCGCCAACGTTGAGCACGTCCTCGACCTTGTCGATGCGCTTGCCATCACCG is a window encoding:
- the dapB gene encoding 4-hydroxy-tetrahydrodipicolinate reductase — translated: MIKVGVIGAAGRMGTAVCQAVEAAEGMTVAQTVDHGDDLASLVEAGVEVAVDFTRPDVVMDNLKWLIDHDIHSVVGTSGFDAARLRQVEQWLRDKPELGSVIAPNFGIGAVLMMQFAAKAAKFFDSAEVIEAHHPRKVDAPSGTAVHTARLMAQSREEAGLGPGPDATQQQLEGARGANVDGIAVHAIRAEGYIASQQVWFGSAGENFTISHNSVDRMSFMPGVVLSIRKVPAVRGLTVGIDAFLD